The sequence GTGACATAGACCATGGTGGCGCCGAGCGAGCGGTGCAGCTTGGCGATTTCGACGCGCATCTGCGAGCGCAGTTCCGCGTCGAGGTTCGACAGCGGTTCGTCGAACAGGAACAGCTTGGGGTGGCGGACGATGGAGCGGCCGATGGCGACACGCTGGCGCTGACCGCCGGAAAGGGCGCGCGGCTTGCGCTCCAGCAGCGCTTCGAGCTGCAGGATGCGCGCGGCCTCCAGCACCTGCGCCTTGATCTCGGCCTCCGGCTTCTTCGCCATGCGCAGGCCGAAGGCCATGTTCTCGAACACGCTCATATGCGGGTAGAGCGCATAGGACTGGAACACCATGGAGACCTCGCGCTTCGCGGGCTCCTCATAGGTGACGTCGCGGCCGTCAATGTAGAGTTCGCCCGAACTGACATCCTCCAGCCCCGCGATCATGCGCAGCAGGGTGGACTTGCCGCAGCCCGAGGGACCGACGAACACCACGAACTCGCCCTTCTCGGCGGCGAAGCTGACGCCCTTGATGACGGCGGCGTCGCCGTAGTTCTTCTTGATGTTGTCCAGTCGCAGGAAGCTCATCATACAGTCTCCAGAGTGGCCGGCCGCGAGGGTCCGGCGGCCGTCCATCAGTCCTTGAGCAGCGCCGAGGCGCAGCCTTCGTCCGTCACCAACCGTTTCACATAGCCCGCGCGCAGGATCGCCCGCACGATCGGCACCTTGTAGAGCCCGCCCGAGGCGAGGATCGAGTGGCGCACCGGCTTCACCTCATGCGGGGCCAGCGACAGCACGCGCTCGTTCAGAGGGTGGTCCACCGGGCGCCCGTCGGCGTCGAGGAACATGCCGAGCAGATCGCCCACCGCGCCGGCGGCGCGCAGGCTGTCGATGTTCTCGGAGACGGTCTGCGTCTGCACCAGCAGGGAGCGGGTCGTCATGTCACCGCAGGAGAGCAGCGCCACGTCGACCGTCCGCGCCCGGCG is a genomic window of Ancylobacter sp. IITR112 containing:
- a CDS encoding ABC transporter ATP-binding protein, encoding MSFLRLDNIKKNYGDAAVIKGVSFAAEKGEFVVFVGPSGCGKSTLLRMIAGLEDVSSGELYIDGRDVTYEEPAKREVSMVFQSYALYPHMSVFENMAFGLRMAKKPEAEIKAQVLEAARILQLEALLERKPRALSGGQRQRVAIGRSIVRHPKLFLFDEPLSNLDAELRSQMRVEIAKLHRSLGATMVYVTHDQVEAMTLADRIVVLRAGLVEQIGSPTELYDTPANTFVAGFIGSPKMNFINAKVASIAGNTLTLAHPTFAGGTLTLDTPAAARTKVGAAVTVGLRPEHLTVGAANPVLALTLDFAESLGGSTQLYARSEGEPIIALTAGRPNLKPGDALTLGIDPTHIYLFDAAGLAL